A single genomic interval of Helianthus annuus cultivar XRQ/B chromosome 13, HanXRQr2.0-SUNRISE, whole genome shotgun sequence harbors:
- the LOC118485816 gene encoding glutathione S-transferase T3-like, with protein sequence MDAPPQSPAFDPYAYRSPQVPSTRGNVERPLPIDEDDEDDGVVPETQNLGDDDEEYEYNVDEDAGNEEDEAREKKGKTVSEKWTKEQEEALAKAWVHCSTNKKKGNQQSRESFWGKILEHFNKTIGGSNRTVHQVRSKWNPMHSKINFFNGLYQQADRTRASGCQDLDVMKIALKECLLYNF encoded by the exons atggacgctcctcctcaatcccccgccttcgacccatatgCTTATCGTTCTCCACAagttccttctacacgaggaaatgtcgaacgtcctctacctattGACGAGGACGACGAGGACGATGgggtagtgcccgaaactcaaaatttgggcgacgacGACGAGGAATATGAATATAATGTGGACGAAGACGCGGGCAACGAAGAAGACGAGGCTCGAGAAAAAAAAGGGAAAACGGTGAGCGAAAAATGGACAAAAgaacaagaagaggcgttggcgaaggcgtgggtacattgtTCTACCAACAAAAAAAAGGGCAATCAACAAAGTCGCGAAAGTTTTTGGGGTAAAATTTTAGAGCACTTTAACAAAACTATcggtggaagtaaccggaccgttcatcaagtacggtctaaatggaacccgatgcattcgaaaataaactttttcaacggcctataccaacaagcg gatcgcacacgagcAAGCGGATGTCAAGATCTCGACGTGATGAAAATCGCGTTAAAAGAATgtcttttatataatttttaa